One Setaria italica strain Yugu1 chromosome II, Setaria_italica_v2.0, whole genome shotgun sequence DNA segment encodes these proteins:
- the LOC101772211 gene encoding protein ACTIVITY OF BC1 COMPLEX KINASE 7, chloroplastic yields the protein MMVPDLSFSASISSVKLPRYGAPKNEKFLVKRAPKFRAESGKYGTNGRATKMVPTTELRRTNGGGLVRSGTVNGSPNGTVNGSTKAPINGSAKSIINGSTKVVINGTPKMAVNGTSLVKGSKMSSLVKTQKHTRFNDDPFQEELKVLPSDEGFSWAKDNYNSVQRSIDIWSFVLSFRVRVLFDNAKWAYPGGFSEEKQKDRRRKTASWLREQVLQLGPTFIKLGQLSSTRSDLFPQEFVDELAKLQDRVPAFSPEKAKAFIEKEMGCSIDVVYKEFQERPIAAASLGQVHRAVLHNGERVAVKVQRPGLKKLFDIDLRNLKLVAEYFQRSETFGGPSRDWIGIYEECSKILYEEIDYINEGKNADRFRRDFRNIKWVRVPLIMWDYTTEKVLTLEYVPGIKINNLDVLDSQGYSRSLIASRAIESYLIQILKTGFFHADPHPGNLAVDKDGSLIYYDFGMMGEIKSFTRERLLSLFYSVYEKDANKVMKALIDLEALQPTGDLSPVRRSIQFFLDNLLSQTPDQQQTLAAIGEDLFAIAQDQPFRFPSTFTFVIRAFSTLEGIGYILDPDFSFVKVAAPYAQELLDLKQRQQGGPELVQEIRKQANDARDSTISMPYRIQRIEDFVGQLESGDLKLRVRVLESERAARKATVLQMATMYTALGGTLLNVGVTLNGQGNQIIANGSFIGAGIFLALLIRSMQRVKKLDKFETMI from the exons ATGATGGTGCCTGATCTTAGTTTCTCAGCATCAATCTCTAGTGTGAAGCTCCCAAGGTATGGGGCACCAAAGAATGAGAAATTCTTGGTTAAGAGGGCCCCAAAATTCCGGGCGGAATCTGGGAAGTATGGTACTAATGGCCGGGCAACAAAGATGGTCCCAACAACTGAGTTGAGGAGGACTAATGGTGGTGGCCTTGTAAGATCAGGGACGGTCAATGGTTCTCCAAATGGAACTGTCAATGGTTCAACCAAGGCTCCCATTAACGGTTCTGCAAAGTCCATTATCAATGGCTCAACCAAAGTGGTCATTAATGGTACTCCGAAGATGGCTGTAAATGGTACTAGTCTGGTGAAAGGCAGCAAGATGTCCTCTCTTGTCAAGACACAGAAGCACACAAGGTTCAACGATGATCCCTTTCAAGAGGAACTGAAGGTTTTGCCTTCTGATGAGGGATTCAGCTGGGCGAAAGATAATTACAACTCTGTGCAGAGGAGCATAGATATATGGTCTTTTGTGCTTTCTTTTCGAGTTCGTGTGCTATTTGACAATGCAAAATGGGCCTATCCTGGTGGGTTCTCTGAAGAAAAGCag AAAGATCGAAGACGGAAAACTGCTTCATGGTTAAGAGAACAAGTATTACAGCTTGGCCCAACATTTATTAAGCTTGGACAGTTATCCTCCACACGATCTGATTTATTCCCACAAGAATTTGTCGATGAGCTTGCAAAACTGCAG GATAGAGTACCTGCATTCTCTCCCGAGAAAGCAAAAGCTTTCATAGAAAAGGAAATGGGCTGTTCCATTGATGTTGTGTATAAAGAATTTCAAGAGCGTCCAATAGCAGCAGCAAGTCTTGGTCAG GTACATCGTGCGGTGCTCCATAACGGTGAAAGAGTTGCAGTGAAAGTTCAGCGTCCAGGGCTCAAAAAACTTTTTGACATTGACCTAA GGAACTTAAAGCTAGTAGCTGagtattttcaaagaagtgAAACGTTTGGAGGCCCTTCAAGGGACTGGATCGGTATTTATGAGGAATGTTCCAA AATTTTGTATGAAGAAATTGATTACATCAATGAAGGAAAGAATGCGGACAGGTTTCGACGGGATTTCAGAAATATAAAGTGGGTTCGCGTGCCA CTTATCATGTGGGACTACACAACTGAAAAGGTGTTAACACTGGAGTATGTTCCTG GTATTAAAATTAACAATTTGGATGTGCTTGACAGCCAGGGCTATAGTCGCTCACTGATTGCATCGCGTGCAATAGAATCTTACCTAATTCAG ATATTGAAGACTGGATTCTTCCATGCTGATCCTCATCCTGGAAACCTTGCTGTAGACAAGGATGGTTCTCTAATATATTATGACTTTGGAATGATGGGTGAAATAAAATCATTCACTCGGGAGAGATTACTCTCCCTGTTTTATTCTGTGTATGAGAAGGATGCAAACAAG GTTATGAAAGCTCTAATTGATCTGGAAGCTCTCCAGCCAACAGGAGATCTCTCACCG GTTAGGAGGTCCATACAATTTTTCTTGGACAATCTGTTGAGTCAGACACCAGATCAGCAACAGACTCTGGCTGCAATTGGAGAG gACTTATTTGCGATAGCACAAGATCAGCCTTTCCGGTTTCCATCCACATTTACATTTGTTATAAGGGCATTCTCTACTCTTGAAG GCATTGGATACATATTAGACCCAGATTTTTCCTTTGTCAAAGTTGCAGCGCCATATGCACAG GAACTGTTAGACTTGAAGCAGAGACAACAAGGTGGACCTGAATTAGTCCAGGAGATAAGAAAGCAAGCAAACGAT GCTCGTGATTCTACCATATCAATGCCCTACAGAATACAGAGAATTGAAGATTTTGTAGGACAACTCGAGTCAGGTGATCTGAAACTCAGGGTCAGAGTACTGGAG TCTGAACGAGCTGCTCGGAAAGCTACTGTGCTTCAGATGGCGACGATGTATACAGCCTTGGGTGGTACTCTCTTGAACGTTGGGGTCACATTGAACGGTCAAGGGAACCAAATAATTGCAAACGGTTCTTTCATTGGTGCAG GCATATTTTTAGCGTTACTGATTAGGTCTATGCAAAGAGTGAAGAAACTCGACAAATTCGAGACCATGATATGA